In Amycolatopsis sp. FBCC-B4732, the genomic stretch CGAGCGCGACGTACTGCACAGTCTCCGCGTGCGCGGCGGAACTACCGAGGAGCAGCGCCGCGGCGGCCAGCGTGCAGCCGAGCTCGACGACCGGGCGACGACGCGATCGTGTTGGAGAGATCGGAGCTTTCGGCACAGAACCGGGCCGGCGGCAGTGCATTGCGCGAGCGGGAACTCGAGCTGTTGTGCGGTGGCTGTGCCGGTTCGGTGGTCGGCGGGTGGGTGTGCGGTGACCGGGGTGGTGGGTGATCAGTCGCATGAGGACGCCTCCTGAACGGCGCCCGGTTCCGACGTGGACCGGGATGGGCGAGGGCGGGCGGGCACTCGCGTCCCGCGGTCACCAACTCCGGATTTCGGTGATCGGGGAGACACCGGACGCCGCGTCTTCTCCGGTTCGCGGGCGACGCCGCGCTGTGACTTCGGGCGCGTTGCCGTGTCGCTCTCGCTGAGGTATTCGGCGAGCTTGCGTTCGGCGCGGTGCCGGGCCTGTTGCGTTGCCTTGTACGTCTGGCCGCGGGCCTGCGCCGCCTCGGCGAGTGACAGCTCGCCGAACCTGGTGTCGCCGATGAGCGCGGCTTCGGCGGCGGTGAGGACACCGGCATAGACGGCGGCGAGCAGAACGAAATCGGGGTGTCCGCCGGCGTGCTCGGGCCCGGGTGCGCGTGCGCCGAGGTCGGCGACCGGGGCTGCTGCGTCGAGCGCCTCGCGCAGGGCGCGGTGGCCGGCGCGGTAGGCGGCCCAGCGCAGCCGGACGAGGATCGCGGGCCGGGTGAGGTCGACGTCGACCAGGGCTTCGAGGAAGCCGGTGAGCACCGCGGCGTGGATGTCGTGGACTTCGCCGCGGAACCGGTTGGTCAGCTTGGCCGCGATCGGCAGCAGCACCGGCAGTGCCAGCCCGACGCACGCGACCGTCCACGTGCCGCCCTCGGCACGGGACCGCGTCACGAGTGCCGTCCACACCGCGTCCCGGGTCTGCTGTGGACATCCTTTCGCGACGGTCAGCCGACCGACTTCGTCCAGCGGCACCAGCCGCGGCGGCAGCCCGCCGACTTGGCGGCCGTCGAGGGCGACCGGATGTGGTCCGGTGACCAGCCAGGCGAAGGCGGTGCGGGCGGTATCGAACACACCAGGCTCGCCACGCGGACGCGTCGTCGGACTGGCGGGGTGTTTCGG encodes the following:
- a CDS encoding sigma-70 family RNA polymerase sigma factor; the protein is MFDTARTAFAWLVTGPHPVALDGRQVGGLPPRLVPLDEVGRLTVAKGCPQQTRDAVWTALVTRSRAEGGTWTVACVGLALPVLLPIAAKLTNRFRGEVHDIHAAVLTGFLEALVDVDLTRPAILVRLRWAAYRAGHRALREALDAAAPVADLGARAPGPEHAGGHPDFVLLAAVYAGVLTAAEAALIGDTRFGELSLAEAAQARGQTYKATQQARHRAERKLAEYLSESDTATRPKSQRGVAREPEKTRRPVSPRSPKSGVGDRGTRVPARPRPSRSTSEPGAVQEASSCD